One Glycine max cultivar Williams 82 chromosome 1, Glycine_max_v4.0, whole genome shotgun sequence genomic window, tctttttaaaaaatatataactaatttcCCATTAATAATCACGAATCCATGCTAATTGATacactaattagtaattaataatattaaatactacgcttttaaataaaaaccttcAATTGGCTCTTGGCCatcttttttaccaaaaaaaagaaaaagaaatccttcaatattcaaaaatcaaaaccgTATTTAACATGGTAGTGTAGGGGTATGACGGTGCGTACGCTGCGCATGTGCCGAAATAAAAAGTAGTCTCCTTCTGCCCTCTGGAGGAGAAATACCTGTCTGTCACGGTCatcttctctttctccctcaCAATTCCATTTAATTCGCTGCGATCACATATTCCCCGATTGCTGCATCTTTTcaatcttccttttttactttacgAAATTCAAAACCACCTCTTCGATTCGTTTTCCAATTTGGATCGAGAAACAATAAGATATACACCGATTATGTATTTTCCCCAAATAATAGGAAAAGAAGAATAGATACAAATATTAGCGGTGTTGATCGATTTGCAAATCTGAGAGTAAATCCTTGTGCTGCGattcttgtttttttgtttatgtcaGATGGCGTTTCAGGAAAAGCAAAACAGGTTTAAGAGGCAGCCAGAGAAGAGTGCCCCTGCTTCACAAAATGGAAGAACTTCAGCTCCTATTAAATTCTCTAACGATACCGAAAGGCTCCAGCATGTTAATAGCATACGCAAAGCCCCTGTTGGGGCTCAGATGAAGCGTGTTATTGATCTCCTATTTgaggtatatataatataataattcttCCATTCCATTATCACAAATCCTTGTGTTATGGTTTATGAGTGTTTATTATCGAGGGCGTGGATTAATTGGCATGGAGTTGTTCTAACTTAATTTGTAGTCTCTGAGTAATGAGTATACAAGTGGGTTATACTCAGAACCTATACCTGTGGTTTCTATATAAGATAAACAAAaggtttaatattaatattatgttgCTGATTAGGAAAAGCATGATGTATAATATATGCTTTGCTTTTAGCCTTCTGTAAGTTATTTTGTTCCTGACGATCATTCTGAATTGTAGCTAGTGAGTGTCATTGATGCTTAGTGTTTGCTTTACAGACCCGGAAGGCTTTAACGATAGAGCAAATAAATGAAGCGTGTTACGTGGACATGAGGGCTAATAAAGATGTTTTCGAGAGTATGAGGAAAAACCCAAAAGTAAAATATGATGGGGAAAGATTCTCTTACAAGGTAACTTTTATGGAGGCATATATGTGTACTGTAAGTACACCTTTATGTGTTCATTTTTATGCTCCTAGTTTGGTTTGTGACATTGACATTGCTTTTGGTCTATAGTCGAAGCATGCCGTTAGGGACAAAAATCAGCTGCTTTTCCTGGTACGTAAGTTTCCAGAGGGCATTGCTGTGGTTGACCTAAAAGATTCTTACCCAAATGTGATGGAAGACTTGCAggtaaattatttcttttagttaATTGTTTTGCATGAAACTGAAAATTTCTTGGCATTCATTTTTCGGTAACATTGGTGGAATTTTGATTATAGATATATATGTTCAACTCTCACATTGCCTTGGGCTCTTTGAGCAACTATTGATATCTTACAGATTTGATTTCTTCATGTGCATAGTTAATTTTTGGAAGAGTCATGTGTGCTAAAATCACGAATCAGTATGACAGAAGCTCAACTAATCAAATGTTATTGGCAATACCATGGatgaatataaaaatcaaatatttcagGGGACAAAGAAAACAGTATAagtaaaaattagtttaaaaactaGTTATGCCTACTTGTGGTCTTAGCTCCTTCAAGAAAAAGGGTAAGTCCAAGTGTATTTTGGACCCTTTATTTGTGCTTTCAAGCACATTCTAAATAGTTTGTCTCAtttgtttcttcatttattttaaaattatacttgAAAGTTTGGATTTTTCATGCAAGGCAGGTTCATATTATGGATGTCATGAAAAAGCTAAGAAGTTATTCAAAGTAACATTCTTTCTAATTTACACAAACCTTAAATCCTACATGAAGTTATGCTAGGTCTAAATAGGTTCAAAAGTTTTGTCTACTTTTCATACTTCAAATTTTGAGTATcttaatttgaaagtgatggcATGGTTGAAAGGTGGAGTGTTCAAATACAGTTCACAGTTCACACTTTCACAGTTTTTAGTCTTTCTGTCTCCTTCACTTGCCTTATTTTGTTTTGTCcctgtctttttctttttctttgatagACCATTCTCTTTGTATCTCTGCTGCATAGAGGTTTACATGATACTGAGATATTAATACAAGAGTGAACTGCTTtagtatgtttttattgaaaatttgaaatatgcTAAGAATAGAACTACTTGACAAATTTGATCTGTAACATCTAATACTCAGATGACTTGTGGTGAGAGGTGATTGTTTTTAGAGGTAGTGAAGAGtcaaaatttagttaaataattgGTTTCTCTTGGAAGAAGACATTATAAAGTTATTGGTTTCTAGGCTTTGAAAGCTGCAAGGGAGATTTGGCTGTTATCCAACTTTGACTCTCAAGAGGACATTGCCTACCCGAACGATCCTAAAGTGCCCATTAAGGTGGATGATGACCTAAAGCAGCTTTTTCGGGGGATTGAATTGCCTCGTGATATGATTGACATAGAGAGGGATCTacaaaaaaatggaatgaaGCCTGCTACCAACACTGCAAAGAGGAGGAGTGCAGCGCAAATGGAAGGCATTTCATCCAAGCCTAAacctaagaagaagaaaaatgaaatcacTAAGAGGACCAAGCTGACTAATGCCCATCTTCCGGAGCTTTTTCAGAACTTAAAGTAAACAATTCCTGACTTAAGGAACTCGTGGCAAGTGGTGAATGAATTCACATAGCTCATTTGTTGACATAAAACATGCAGTTAGAATGTCTTCATGTCTTTCAGATGGATATGGCCTTTTTATTGTATTAGCATACTGCTTCTGTTATGGATGTACCCAATAGGATGGAAACGGTGGCCATTGCAAATTCAGGTCATTCCTTCTATCTAGGCTTCTAAAGCAAAAGGGCAAGGATGGTCAGAATCCATCTTCTGGTGATTTTTCTAAAGACTAAACAAAAGGGCAGATGGCGAACCATGTTAGCGAACACGGTCAATTAGCAGAGTGAAAAATATTGACGAGGTTCATCATTTGGGGTTTATTGCTCAGCCTAATTGGATGTTATCACCTATTGCTACTTTTTATACATATACAAAGAGTCAAATGCATATTGCATAGCTGAAGTTTGACTCATTTTCACCTTTTAATGCGCAAAAATGATCTATTGCTACATGTAGCAAAAGTGATACTTCAACTTTTTACAAGAAGTTTTCGTTTTTAGCAGCTGTTTCATTTCCTCCAGCACTTTTTCCTCCATCAAatgtatcaattattatcaaCTATTTCAGCAACTACCGTCCTTGTTCTAGCCCAGCTACGTCACTTTTCAAACCATTGGACTTGGTCCTTTACAAAAGTCTCGTCCTTCAAACCTTTTAAAAGTAGTTTTCATCCCTTTCTCTCTTCATTCAGACTCTCTTCAGTTGCTTAACTCATGCTTAACACTACAGTAGATTAGGAGGATTAATGAAATATTACAGGCAGTTAATTGCGGTATATATTCTTAAATGGCTAAAAATGACATGGGGTTGCAGTGGTGTGCGCTTCAGTGCTTCGTTCGCGAATTTTAAGAGATGCAGTAACATGTGTATGCCATAAaatctgttttttatttttttatttgagagttTGGACAAATGAAAACCTAGAGTGTTCTACCAGTGTTCTCCGGCATTTCGTATGAGTCGCTAAGCCAAAAAGAGTGAAGTATACTTCCATTTTTCGTAGATCAAAGAGTGAAGTGTATTTTCGAACAGGTTTAGGGTGACGCTGCCTTTTAAGGAAACATCAAGAGGGTGGAGTGGAATTTACTTGAGCAAAGTTTATTAGTGAACCAAATTTAGGATGTTCAGAGATTGGCAACAGTTAAATATAGTAGTATGAActaaactttttaatttgatcCGTGCAGTGGGATAGGAAACATTCTAAAGAATGAAGTACATTTGAAGTCACTGGCATCAAGATATCAACGTGCATGTCCCTAAAGAACAAATCCATGTTCCTTCTATTATCGACGATGAAATACACAGCACTTTCTGCGGGAATGTCTGTAACAAAAAGCCACCACATAATCAATGGGGAACTTGAGTGAAAGTAATGGAATTGAAGAGTATCCTCAAAGAAATCATACAACGACACAAGTGAAGCTCCTAGGCAGGGTAGTGTCTTGTTCTATGTGGGTAAACTATG contains:
- the LOC100792075 gene encoding transcription initiation factor IIE subunit beta — its product is MAFQEKQNRFKRQPEKSAPASQNGRTSAPIKFSNDTERLQHVNSIRKAPVGAQMKRVIDLLFETRKALTIEQINEACYVDMRANKDVFESMRKNPKVKYDGERFSYKSKHAVRDKNQLLFLVRKFPEGIAVVDLKDSYPNVMEDLQALKAAREIWLLSNFDSQEDIAYPNDPKVPIKVDDDLKQLFRGIELPRDMIDIERDLQKNGMKPATNTAKRRSAAQMEGISSKPKPKKKKNEITKRTKLTNAHLPELFQNLK